In a genomic window of Chrysemys picta bellii isolate R12L10 chromosome 1, ASM1138683v2, whole genome shotgun sequence:
- the LOC101952024 gene encoding olfactory receptor 51G2-like, which produces MSAVNDTTFKSVIFLLTRLPSHGEAYLWISIPFCFMYVISIVGNSVILFIVKMNPSLHEPMYIFLSMLAITDLGILITTIPTILGTYLFNSREISLDACLAQLYFIHLLQCIESSVLLLMALDRFIAIHNALRYASILTLPRIAKMGLVAVIRAMVIILPLPFLLKRFRYCRSNVLSHSYCLHRELMSMACSDITVNVIYGLFTKLLTMGLDSLLIFLSYVMILKTVLSIASHEECLRALNTCVSHLCAILLFYTPDISLTVIQYFGKGSSPMLQILLGYISLLLPPLMNPIVYSVKIKHLRVRIIRVFVK; this is translated from the coding sequence atgtcagctgtcaatgacacAACATTTAAATCTGTAATTTTCCTTCTCACTAGACTACCGAGTCATGGAGAGGCATATCTCTGGATTTCTATCCCCTTCTGTTTCATGTATGTTATTTCGATagtaggaaattcagtcattctgttcattGTAAAAATGAatccaagcctccatgagcccatgtacattttcctttccatgttggccatCACAGACCTTGGCATATTGATAACAACCATACCGACGATACTGGGAACATACTTGTTTAACTCTAGGGAGATCAGCCTTGATGCCTGTTTAGCCCAGCTCTACTTCATCCACTTGCTTCAGTGCATTGAATCTTCTGTGCTGTTGTTGATGGCCCTTGACCGCTTCATCGCGATCCATAACGCGCTGAGATATGCTTCCATATTAACCCTGCCGAGAATAGCCAAGATGGGACTGGTGGCTGTGATAAGAGCGATGGTCATAATACTTCCACTTCCCTTTCTCCTGAAACGGTTCCGATACTGTCGAtccaatgtcctctcccattcctactgcctgcACCGGGAGCTCATGAGCATGGCTTGTTCGGATATCACAGTCAACGTCATCTATGGATTGTTTACTAAACTCTTAACAATGGGGTTGGACTCGctgctcatcttcctctcttatgtgatgatcctcaaaacagtgctgagcatcGCGTCCCACGAGGAGTGCCTgagggccctgaacacctgcgtctcccacctctgtgccatcCTGCTTTTCTACACACCAGATATCAGCTTGACTGTGATACAGTACTTTGGGAAGGGCTCTTCTCCCATGCTGCAGATTCTCCTGGGCTACATctcgctgcttctccctcctctgatGAACCCAATTGTGTACAGCGTGAAAATCAAACACCTCCGTGTGAGGATAATCAGGGTGTTTGTCAAGTGA